A window of Chitinophagales bacterium contains these coding sequences:
- a CDS encoding Fic family protein translates to MYIHQLRGWPNFTWSQDAIEPLLNKVRIRHARLMGRMEGIGFSFQEDATLTTLTLDVVKSSEIEGMVLDPLQVRSSIAKRLGIDRAGLIQSDRSVEGIVEMMLDATQQYKKPLTQERILGWQSLLFPTGWSAGNRIVVGAWRNNTVNDPMQVISGMLGREKVHFQAPDSALIPDEMYAFLKWFNEDISEDPLIKAAIAHLWFVTIHPFEDGNGRITRAIGDLQLARADGSSKRFYSMSAQIRKERNKYYDVLEQTQKGNLDITKWLDWFLDCLDRAIQATEETLVIVLRKAEFWKQHVDTSFNERQRHMLDQIMEEYKGRINSSNWAKKCNVSTDTAVRDIHDLVAKGLLVQGPEGGRSTNYLPTFITGL, encoded by the coding sequence ATATATATTCACCAGTTAAGGGGGTGGCCGAATTTCACCTGGAGCCAGGATGCTATCGAGCCGCTGCTCAATAAAGTTCGTATCAGGCATGCACGTTTGATGGGCCGGATGGAGGGGATAGGGTTTTCCTTTCAGGAGGATGCAACTCTGACGACCCTGACACTTGACGTGGTAAAATCATCTGAAATTGAAGGCATGGTGTTGGATCCTTTACAGGTTCGGTCCTCCATTGCAAAGAGATTAGGCATTGATAGAGCCGGCCTTATTCAATCCGACAGAAGTGTGGAAGGTATAGTAGAGATGATGCTGGACGCTACTCAGCAATACAAAAAACCCCTGACGCAGGAGAGAATACTTGGTTGGCAGTCACTGCTATTTCCTACTGGTTGGAGCGCTGGGAACAGAATCGTTGTTGGCGCCTGGCGAAATAATACCGTCAACGATCCCATGCAAGTCATATCTGGTATGTTGGGAAGGGAAAAGGTCCACTTTCAGGCACCGGACTCCGCCTTAATTCCAGATGAGATGTATGCTTTTTTGAAATGGTTCAACGAAGACATAAGTGAGGACCCTTTAATAAAGGCAGCTATTGCCCATCTGTGGTTTGTGACCATTCACCCTTTTGAGGATGGTAATGGACGCATCACAAGGGCGATTGGAGATTTGCAACTTGCCCGGGCAGATGGAAGTTCAAAGCGGTTTTACAGCATGTCTGCCCAGATTCGAAAAGAAAGAAATAAATACTACGATGTACTGGAGCAAACGCAAAAAGGAAACCTTGATATTACGAAGTGGTTGGACTGGTTTCTGGATTGTCTTGACAGAGCGATTCAAGCCACAGAAGAAACGCTTGTAATTGTGTTGCGTAAAGCGGAGTTCTGGAAACAACATGTCGATACTTCCTTTAATGAAAGGCAGCGACACATGCTCGACCAAATCATGGAAGAGTATAAGGGAAGGATCAATTCTTCCAATTGGGCTAAGAAGTGCAACGTGTCAACTGATACGGCGGTACGGGACATTCACGACCTTGTAGCGAAAGGGTTATTGGTACAAGGACCGGAAGGCGGGAGGAGTACAAATTATTTACCAACTTTCATCACCGGTTTATAA
- a CDS encoding sigma-70 family RNA polymerase sigma factor: MLLQENTALLYKVCHLYTSTEGDREDLFQEIVAQLWKAYPGFRGDAKFSTWLYRIALNTAITGIRKKNRSVKIDYPATIPHDVADSNEEREKEEKLRELYRAVAQLSEIDRAIVMLYLDDRSYDEMEEVLGINQNNLRVKMNRIKEKLRQLTKITTDGIG; the protein is encoded by the coding sequence ATGCTTTTGCAGGAAAATACGGCCCTCCTGTATAAGGTCTGCCATCTATATACTTCCACGGAAGGTGACAGGGAAGATCTTTTTCAGGAGATCGTGGCCCAGCTCTGGAAAGCCTACCCCGGCTTTCGGGGAGATGCCAAATTCAGCACCTGGCTTTACCGGATCGCGTTGAATACAGCCATCACCGGTATCCGGAAAAAGAACCGTTCGGTCAAAATCGATTACCCGGCCACCATCCCTCACGATGTGGCCGATTCAAACGAAGAGCGCGAAAAGGAAGAAAAGCTTCGCGAACTCTACCGGGCCGTGGCTCAACTGTCGGAGATCGACCGGGCCATTGTGATGCTTTATCTCGATGACCGCAGTTATGATGAAATGGAAGAAGTACTGGGTATCAACCAAAACAATTTGCGTGTGAAAATGAACAGGATCAAAGAAAAATTACGTCAACTCACAAAAATTACAACGGATGGAATTGGATAA
- a CDS encoding outer membrane beta-barrel protein, translated as MKRICFLLLQVGLLLSAHSQKMEWELQLGTFGYAGDLTQSTPSVHSLGPAAGLIVHYRLHPQVSIRAGVTYGTAGAHDKYNKDTLLQRRNLSFRTAIAEGHLGVEVNLIDPADSKVYPYVFAGVGIYHFNPYAMDDGNEKVFLKPLSTEGQGLPEYPERKEYKLTQFSVPFGGGLKMKVNERFSVGFEIGIRKTFTDYLDDVSTRYINYNILDARKGPKAVELAFRGITPAGVQAEPVTDDIRGNPKEKDVYYYMGFKLIFRKGPSKKATEK; from the coding sequence ATGAAAAGGATCTGTTTCCTTCTTCTTCAGGTTGGCCTTTTGCTTTCCGCCCATTCCCAAAAAATGGAGTGGGAACTCCAATTAGGGACCTTCGGATATGCAGGTGACCTTACCCAATCTACTCCCAGTGTTCATTCCCTTGGTCCGGCCGCGGGTCTTATCGTCCATTACCGCTTACATCCACAGGTATCAATTCGTGCGGGTGTGACCTATGGAACAGCCGGGGCCCATGACAAGTATAATAAAGATACATTGCTGCAACGCCGCAACCTGAGCTTTCGTACAGCCATTGCTGAAGGACACCTCGGTGTGGAAGTCAACCTCATCGATCCCGCCGATTCAAAAGTATATCCCTATGTATTTGCCGGCGTAGGTATTTATCATTTCAATCCCTATGCGATGGATGATGGGAATGAAAAGGTATTTCTAAAACCCCTCAGTACCGAAGGTCAGGGCCTTCCCGAATACCCGGAACGAAAGGAGTATAAACTGACCCAATTTTCAGTGCCTTTTGGCGGGGGGTTGAAGATGAAAGTAAATGAACGATTTTCAGTTGGGTTTGAAATAGGCATCCGCAAAACATTTACCGATTACCTGGATGATGTAAGTACCCGTTATATCAATTATAATATACTCGATGCAAGAAAAGGGCCCAAAGCAGTTGAACTGGCTTTTCGGGGAATCACTCCTGCCGGCGTACAAGCCGAACCGGTTACCGATGATATAAGGGGTAATCCCAAAGAAAAAGATGTTTACTACTACATGGGGTTCAAGCTGATTTTTAGAAAAGGGCCATCCAAAAAAGCAACCGAAAAATAG
- a CDS encoding arsenate reductase — translation MKKMYHLGTCTTSQAIIKETGIDKKGFVMQDIKTEKITPTQLEEMKSLTGSYESLFSRRALKYKEWGLKDKQLTEKDYRQYILDEYTFLKRPVVIIGKKIFVGSEKKNIAALKASLD, via the coding sequence ATGAAGAAAATGTATCATCTCGGTACTTGTACCACTTCACAAGCTATTATCAAAGAGACAGGGATTGATAAAAAAGGTTTTGTTATGCAGGATATCAAAACCGAAAAGATCACCCCAACACAATTGGAGGAAATGAAGTCACTGACCGGATCTTATGAATCTTTATTCAGCCGTCGCGCCCTGAAGTACAAAGAATGGGGATTAAAGGACAAACAACTTACCGAGAAGGACTACCGTCAATACATACTCGATGAATACACGTTTCTCAAAAGACCGGTTGTGATCATCGGAAAAAAGATCTTTGTCGGCAGCGAAAAGAAAAACATAGCCGCCCTTAAAGCATCGCTTGACTGA
- a CDS encoding UvrD-helicase domain-containing protein: protein MQDYLKDLNERQREAVTHINGPLMIVAGAGSGKTKVLTTRIAHLMANGVDSFNILALTFTNKAAKEMKERVERILGNNEARNLYIGTFHSVFARILRAEAHKLGYPNQFTIYDTDDAKSVVKTVINEMNLDDKHYKPSTVYNRISSAKNALVGPAEYANDYYIQQEDMRANRPAIAQIFDAYVKRCFKNGAMDFDDLLLKFYELLKVFPDSLSKYQHKFKYILIDEYQDTNPAQYEIIKLLGAMHENVCVVGDDAQSIYSFRGATIENILQFQKDYDEVKVIKLEQNYRSTKSILHVANEVIKNNKGQIEKVLFTENADGEKIRLVRTMTDNEEGKYVADTIQEQKLRNHFANKDFAILYRTNAQSRAFEEALRRMGIPYTIYGGISFYQRKEIKDLVGYLRIVVNGRDEEALKRIINYPARGIGKTSIDKAVLMANENNISMWEVLEKASSYGFKGASLQSIEEFVTMIRSFRSMLEKQNAYEVAFHIGKQTNIVKELFNDKSTEGVQRYENIQELLNSIKEWVESPDNEDGEVVDKSLGAYLQQITLLTDSDQKDADADTVKLMTIHAAKGLEFSCVFAGGLEEMLFPNALSINTREELEEERRLFYVVITRAKKNLWITYANARYRFGSLVQNEPSRFIDEIPDQYLDRSFAGGGSRNSGFSDNRMGSAFERMNRGFGGNNAQEAEKKYGPPPKKTGSVVSQIINPPVHKTVEHIPSKDFEPSDTSNLQPGQKVEHAKFGFGEVIKMEGAAHNPIATVKFEHNGEKKIMLNYAKLRILP from the coding sequence ATGCAAGATTACCTGAAGGACTTGAACGAAAGACAACGTGAAGCCGTTACCCATATCAACGGACCCCTGATGATCGTAGCCGGGGCCGGTTCCGGAAAAACAAAAGTACTCACCACCCGCATCGCCCACCTGATGGCCAACGGGGTCGACTCATTTAATATTCTCGCCCTTACTTTTACCAATAAGGCCGCCAAAGAAATGAAGGAAAGGGTGGAACGGATACTCGGGAATAACGAAGCCCGCAACCTCTATATCGGCACCTTCCACAGTGTATTTGCCCGCATCCTGCGTGCTGAAGCGCATAAACTGGGATACCCCAACCAGTTTACCATCTATGATACCGATGATGCAAAAAGCGTGGTGAAAACGGTCATCAATGAAATGAACCTGGATGATAAACATTATAAACCCTCCACGGTTTATAACCGCATTTCCTCCGCTAAAAATGCCCTGGTTGGACCCGCCGAATACGCGAACGATTATTATATCCAGCAGGAAGATATGCGTGCCAACCGTCCGGCCATTGCCCAGATATTCGACGCCTATGTAAAACGTTGTTTCAAGAACGGCGCCATGGATTTTGATGACCTCCTGCTCAAATTCTATGAACTACTCAAGGTCTTCCCCGACAGCCTGAGCAAATACCAGCATAAATTCAAATACATCCTGATCGATGAGTACCAGGATACCAACCCCGCCCAGTACGAGATCATCAAACTGCTGGGCGCCATGCACGAAAATGTCTGTGTGGTAGGCGACGATGCCCAAAGCATTTACAGTTTTCGCGGGGCCACGATCGAAAATATCCTGCAATTCCAGAAGGACTATGATGAAGTGAAAGTCATCAAACTGGAACAAAACTACCGCAGCACCAAAAGTATCCTTCACGTAGCTAATGAAGTGATCAAGAACAATAAAGGCCAGATCGAAAAAGTTTTGTTCACCGAAAATGCCGATGGGGAAAAGATCCGTCTTGTACGTACCATGACCGACAACGAAGAAGGGAAGTACGTAGCGGATACCATTCAGGAACAAAAACTCCGCAATCACTTTGCGAATAAGGATTTTGCCATATTATACCGTACCAACGCGCAAAGCCGGGCCTTTGAAGAAGCCTTGCGTCGTATGGGTATTCCTTATACCATTTATGGAGGCATCAGTTTTTATCAACGCAAGGAGATCAAGGACCTTGTTGGCTACCTCAGGATCGTTGTCAATGGCCGTGATGAAGAAGCATTGAAAAGAATCATCAACTATCCCGCTCGTGGCATTGGCAAGACCTCGATCGATAAGGCCGTGCTCATGGCGAATGAAAACAATATCTCCATGTGGGAGGTATTGGAAAAAGCATCGAGCTATGGATTCAAAGGGGCCTCGCTTCAGTCCATCGAAGAATTTGTAACCATGATCCGGAGCTTCCGGAGCATGCTGGAAAAACAAAACGCCTACGAAGTAGCCTTTCATATTGGTAAACAAACCAATATCGTTAAGGAACTTTTCAATGATAAAAGCACCGAAGGGGTCCAACGTTATGAGAATATCCAGGAATTACTGAACTCCATCAAAGAATGGGTGGAAAGCCCGGACAATGAAGATGGAGAAGTGGTAGATAAAAGTCTCGGAGCTTATCTGCAACAGATCACCCTGCTGACCGACTCCGACCAAAAAGATGCCGATGCGGATACAGTGAAACTAATGACGATCCATGCCGCCAAGGGTCTTGAATTCTCCTGCGTATTTGCCGGCGGGTTGGAAGAAATGTTATTCCCCAATGCCCTTTCCATCAATACCCGGGAAGAACTCGAAGAAGAAAGACGTTTGTTCTATGTAGTGATCACCCGGGCCAAGAAAAATCTCTGGATCACCTACGCCAATGCACGTTATCGTTTTGGCAGCCTCGTACAAAATGAACCCAGCCGCTTTATTGATGAGATCCCCGATCAATACCTCGACCGCAGCTTTGCCGGAGGCGGCAGCCGCAACAGCGGATTCAGTGACAACCGCATGGGTTCGGCATTTGAACGGATGAACCGGGGTTTTGGAGGAAACAATGCACAGGAAGCAGAAAAGAAGTATGGCCCGCCGCCAAAGAAAACCGGCTCTGTCGTTTCACAAATCATAAACCCGCCTGTTCATAAAACAGTGGAACATATTCCCAGTAAGGATTTTGAACCCAGTGATACCTCCAACCTCCAGCCAGGTCAGAAGGTGGAACATGCCAAGTTTGGTTTTGGAGAAGTGATCAAAATGGAAGGCGCGGCCCATAATCCTATCGCCACCGTGAAATTTGAACATAACGGAGAGAAGAAGATCATGCTTAATTATGCGAAACTCCGCATACTACCCTGA
- a CDS encoding response regulator transcription factor has product MTRPIKLLIADDHSLFRDAVRTLLKEQKRIEVCAEACDGNELIKLAAKHNPDVIITDVQMPGMNGIEASRIIKNKYPLIRIIALTMHSDDYLIVDMLDAGASGYVIKATTTQELMNSIMTVYEGGNYFCHYTSIQLTNMIARSKSQVMGGLSKANFSNNEKEIIRLICDQRASKEIASITGLAHRTVEKYRDRIMEKTGSRNMAGIVLFAIRHGIYKP; this is encoded by the coding sequence ATGACCAGACCAATCAAACTGCTGATAGCCGACGACCACTCTCTGTTCAGAGACGCGGTTAGGACGCTACTCAAAGAACAAAAGAGGATCGAAGTGTGTGCTGAAGCCTGTGATGGAAATGAGTTGATCAAACTCGCGGCTAAGCATAATCCGGATGTCATTATCACTGATGTACAAATGCCCGGTATGAATGGAATAGAAGCTTCGCGGATCATCAAGAATAAGTATCCGCTGATCCGCATCATTGCGTTGACCATGCACAGTGATGACTACCTGATTGTGGACATGCTCGATGCCGGTGCCTCGGGCTATGTTATAAAAGCAACAACCACCCAGGAATTGATGAATTCGATCATGACGGTGTATGAAGGGGGTAACTATTTTTGTCACTATACCTCTATTCAGTTGACCAACATGATCGCCCGGAGTAAATCACAAGTCATGGGTGGGTTGAGCAAAGCCAATTTTTCAAACAATGAGAAGGAGATCATTCGGTTGATCTGTGATCAAAGGGCCAGTAAGGAGATCGCCAGTATTACCGGACTGGCCCATCGAACGGTGGAGAAATACCGGGACCGGATCATGGAAAAGACCGGTTCCCGGAATATGGCAGGTATCGTTCTGTTTGCCATCCGGCATGGCATATACAAACCATAA
- a CDS encoding phosphoribosylglycinamide formyltransferase, translating to MTKIAIFASGTGSNAQKIIEQVPGVALIISNKPDAGVLAIAERNGIPTLVLDKERFLRGDGYVPELNKMGIGLIVLAGFLWKVPVTLIKAFPRQIINIHPALLPKYGGKGMYGHFVHEAVIAAGEKESGISIHYVDELYDHGQVILQAICAIEPGDTPESLAKKVQVLEHRHFPAAVKLLTSV from the coding sequence ATGACCAAGATCGCCATATTTGCCTCAGGCACAGGATCAAACGCCCAAAAGATCATCGAACAGGTGCCGGGGGTGGCCCTCATCATTTCTAATAAACCGGATGCGGGGGTTTTGGCCATTGCGGAAAGAAACGGCATTCCCACGCTGGTTCTGGACAAAGAGCGATTTCTGCGTGGTGATGGATATGTGCCCGAGTTAAACAAAATGGGTATCGGGTTGATCGTTCTGGCCGGTTTTTTATGGAAAGTCCCGGTTACCCTTATCAAAGCCTTCCCCCGTCAGATCATTAATATACATCCGGCCTTGTTACCCAAATATGGGGGCAAGGGTATGTATGGCCATTTTGTACATGAGGCTGTGATCGCGGCGGGAGAAAAAGAAAGCGGTATTTCCATTCATTATGTGGATGAACTATATGATCATGGCCAGGTGATCCTTCAGGCCATTTGTGCCATTGAACCTGGTGACACTCCGGAATCCCTGGCCAAAAAAGTACAGGTATTGGAGCACCGGCATTTCCCCGCAGCCGTTAAACTCCTTACATCCGTGTAA
- a CDS encoding c-type cytochrome — MILCKSIAKRLPILSIFLVVFSIQNGFAQDGQQLFKSNCASCHHPLNNGTGPALKGVDGRGPWGDRQNLYDWVHNPAGFMANDKYAQGLKAQYGTMMTGFPALKNEEIDAIIDYVNNFAPPAAAKDESASGAPDASSSRNALIFGIISLILAIIALILMQVNSNLKKLSDDKEGILRPEPVPFWKNKVYIAMGIIFLFVVGGYYVVKGAIGLGRQTNYTPEQPIFYSHKVHAGINQINCLYCHGNAWESKHAAIPSTNVCMNCHKNILEYKGGPIFNADGEEVDGNAELKKLFTYAGFDPLNPNAWDATKAKEIPWIKIHNLPDHAYFNHSQHIRAGNVQCQSCHGEITAMDEVKQVNELSMGWCVNCHRQTKVNFYTVDDQGNESGNKFYSIYEKFRRDLRPDTLKDEKGHYLLDNNGKYVIHSAKMDSVTVKDIGGLECQKCHY, encoded by the coding sequence ATGATTCTTTGTAAATCAATCGCTAAGAGACTGCCCATTCTAAGCATTTTTCTGGTTGTTTTTTCGATACAAAATGGCTTCGCGCAGGATGGTCAGCAGTTGTTCAAGAGCAATTGCGCCAGTTGTCACCACCCGCTTAATAATGGTACAGGTCCGGCCCTGAAAGGGGTTGATGGACGTGGCCCTTGGGGGGATCGTCAGAATCTGTATGACTGGGTACATAATCCAGCAGGGTTCATGGCGAATGACAAGTACGCACAGGGCCTGAAGGCGCAGTATGGTACGATGATGACAGGGTTTCCTGCGTTAAAGAATGAGGAGATCGACGCGATCATTGACTACGTCAACAATTTTGCACCGCCTGCTGCCGCCAAAGACGAATCTGCTTCTGGCGCTCCCGATGCTTCAAGCAGCCGGAATGCGTTGATCTTTGGGATCATTTCCCTGATCCTCGCCATCATCGCGCTGATCCTGATGCAGGTGAACAGCAACCTGAAGAAACTGAGTGATGATAAAGAAGGTATCCTTCGTCCGGAGCCGGTTCCTTTCTGGAAAAACAAAGTGTATATCGCCATGGGTATCATCTTCCTCTTTGTGGTAGGAGGATACTATGTGGTAAAAGGAGCCATCGGTCTTGGCCGCCAAACGAACTACACACCTGAGCAACCTATTTTCTATTCGCATAAAGTACACGCAGGTATCAATCAGATTAACTGCTTATACTGTCACGGTAACGCCTGGGAGAGCAAACATGCCGCGATCCCATCGACCAATGTTTGTATGAACTGCCATAAGAACATTCTGGAATACAAAGGCGGACCTATTTTCAATGCCGATGGAGAGGAAGTGGATGGAAATGCTGAATTGAAGAAACTGTTTACTTATGCCGGCTTCGATCCGTTGAACCCCAATGCCTGGGATGCAACTAAAGCCAAAGAGATTCCCTGGATCAAGATCCACAACCTGCCTGACCATGCCTATTTCAACCACTCCCAGCACATCCGTGCAGGAAATGTACAGTGCCAAAGCTGTCATGGTGAGATCACGGCCATGGATGAGGTAAAACAAGTAAATGAACTGAGCATGGGCTGGTGCGTGAACTGTCACCGCCAAACCAAGGTGAATTTCTATACCGTGGATGACCAAGGCAATGAAAGCGGAAATAAATTCTATAGCATTTACGAGAAATTCCGCCGCGATCTTCGCCCAGATACACTCAAAGACGAAAAAGGCCATTATTTACTCGATAATAATGGTAAATATGTAATCCATAGCGCCAAGATGGACAGCGTGACCGTGAAGGATATTGGTGGTCTTGAATGTCAAAAATGCCACTATTGA